One genomic window of Corynebacterium diphtheriae includes the following:
- the deoD gene encoding purine-nucleoside phosphorylase has translation MAEKSTPHINPKGVDIAETVLLPGDPLRAKFIADTYLEDVVQFNSVRNMLGFTGTYQGTPVSVMGSGMGMPSIGIYSYELINFFDARNVIRVGSIGAMQKDIDLYEIIVAASASTDSNFLEQYNLPGTYAPTASWTLLRAFMDEADRKGKKVHVGNILSSDVFYNADNTVNERWARMGVLGVEMESAALYSIAAYAGANALGVFTVSDNLFTGARTTAEERESAFTDMMELALPLARA, from the coding sequence ATGGCTGAAAAGTCAACCCCACACATCAATCCCAAGGGCGTCGATATCGCAGAAACTGTTCTGCTGCCTGGCGACCCACTGCGTGCAAAGTTTATCGCAGACACCTACCTAGAAGACGTTGTGCAGTTCAATTCGGTGCGCAACATGCTCGGCTTCACCGGTACCTACCAAGGAACCCCAGTTTCTGTGATGGGCTCCGGTATGGGTATGCCTTCCATCGGCATCTACTCCTACGAGCTCATTAACTTCTTTGATGCCCGCAACGTCATTCGTGTGGGCTCCATCGGCGCTATGCAGAAAGATATTGACCTCTACGAGATCATCGTTGCAGCATCTGCATCCACCGACTCCAACTTCCTTGAGCAGTACAACCTGCCTGGCACCTACGCCCCAACTGCATCGTGGACCCTGCTGAGGGCGTTCATGGATGAGGCAGACCGCAAGGGTAAGAAGGTTCACGTCGGCAACATTTTGTCCTCCGATGTTTTCTACAACGCTGATAATACCGTGAATGAGCGTTGGGCTCGCATGGGTGTGCTCGGTGTAGAGATGGAATCGGCAGCACTGTACTCCATCGCCGCATACGCTGGCGCAAATGCTCTGGGCGTATTTACCGTGTCGGACAACCTGTTCACCGGAGCACGCACCACGGCTGAAGAGCGCGAAAGCGCCTTCACCGACATGATGGAACTCGCACTACCATTGGCACGCGCATGA
- a CDS encoding MFS transporter yields MTTHNATLKPTDPKAAVPVLLFSFVFCLIVDNGFKTMTGPMAEGLGIDPNTASLQASLAGVIIGIGAVVYAALADAISIRKLMLIGIGLVVVGSVTGFVFSGSWPLVLAGRLIQTGGLAAAETLYVIYVTKHLAAEDQKTYLGFSTAAFQSGLLVGALTSGAISTYIGWRVMFLVPLILIVAVPFILKTVPEEEASSSHLDVVGLFLIAIFATSVIQYMQAFKLFWLAFMLVSIVIFVWYVRNAKNPVVNPEFFKNGRYVWAILLVLIIYSTQLGYIVLLPFAAKEFHGLDQAQASYLMIPGYICAVLIGIFSGKIGKLMTSRRTIFTALGMIIVALVVGALAIQVHVAVAIASIILFASGFALLYAPLVNTALANILPEKSGVAIGFYNLTINIGVPLGIAYTFKLMNLNIGTNAVIWILAAIAVVGAVMYFIADRALFSREKAAGIDSVANH; encoded by the coding sequence ATGACAACGCACAACGCAACCTTGAAGCCTACTGATCCGAAGGCAGCAGTGCCGGTCCTGCTGTTCAGCTTCGTTTTCTGTTTGATTGTGGACAATGGTTTTAAGACTATGACCGGCCCGATGGCAGAGGGCTTGGGCATTGACCCCAACACAGCCTCGCTGCAGGCCTCGCTTGCAGGTGTGATCATCGGCATTGGTGCGGTTGTTTATGCTGCACTCGCTGACGCCATCTCGATCCGCAAACTCATGCTCATCGGCATCGGCCTAGTGGTTGTAGGATCCGTCACCGGATTCGTGTTCTCCGGCTCGTGGCCACTTGTTCTTGCAGGTCGCCTCATTCAGACCGGTGGCCTCGCTGCAGCGGAAACGCTGTACGTGATCTACGTGACCAAGCACCTCGCAGCGGAAGACCAAAAGACCTACCTCGGCTTTTCTACCGCCGCATTCCAGTCCGGCTTGCTGGTAGGCGCACTGACCTCTGGTGCTATCTCTACCTACATCGGCTGGCGCGTGATGTTCTTGGTCCCACTGATCCTGATCGTGGCAGTGCCATTTATCCTCAAGACCGTCCCAGAAGAAGAAGCCTCCTCGTCGCACCTCGATGTTGTTGGTCTATTCCTGATCGCTATCTTTGCTACCTCGGTTATCCAGTACATGCAGGCCTTCAAGCTTTTCTGGTTGGCATTCATGCTGGTCAGCATCGTGATTTTTGTCTGGTACGTACGCAACGCCAAGAACCCAGTGGTCAACCCAGAGTTCTTCAAAAATGGTCGCTACGTATGGGCAATACTGCTCGTGCTGATCATTTACTCCACCCAGCTCGGATACATCGTGCTGCTGCCATTCGCAGCTAAAGAGTTCCACGGGCTAGACCAAGCTCAGGCATCCTATCTGATGATCCCAGGCTATATCTGTGCAGTCCTGATCGGCATTTTCTCCGGAAAGATCGGCAAGCTGATGACGTCGCGACGCACGATCTTCACCGCACTGGGCATGATCATCGTCGCCCTCGTGGTCGGCGCGCTCGCCATCCAGGTTCACGTTGCCGTGGCAATCGCCTCGATCATCCTGTTCGCATCCGGATTTGCGCTGCTCTACGCACCACTGGTGAACACTGCGCTCGCCAACATCCTGCCGGAGAAATCCGGTGTGGCCATTGGCTTCTACAACCTGACCATCAACATTGGTGTCCCACTCGGTATCGCCTACACCTTCAAGCTGATGAACCTCAACATCGGAACCAACGCCGTGATCTGGATTCTTGCCGCGATCGCTGTCGTCGGAGCCGTGATGTACTTCATCGCTGACCGCGCGCTATTTAGCCGCGAAAAGGCCGCAGGCATCGATTCCGTAGCAAACCACTAA
- the deoC gene encoding deoxyribose-phosphate aldolase has product MTTRNDVAQMIDHTLLKPEATTDDFKALIADAARLGTYSVCVSPSALPVEVPENLHVATVVGFPSGAVKPEIKAAEAARTVADGAEEVDMVINIALAKEGKFDELEAEIKAVRDAVPAPGILKVILETAALTDDEIVAACKASENAGADFVKTSTGFHPAGGASVHAVEIMHATVGGRLGIKASGGIRTAKDALAMIEAGATRLGLSASAAILEELGE; this is encoded by the coding sequence ATGACTACCCGCAACGACGTAGCCCAGATGATCGACCACACCCTGCTCAAGCCAGAGGCAACCACCGACGACTTCAAGGCACTCATCGCCGACGCCGCCCGCCTCGGCACCTACTCGGTATGCGTATCCCCATCCGCACTCCCAGTTGAGGTTCCAGAAAACCTCCACGTAGCAACTGTTGTGGGCTTCCCGTCCGGCGCCGTCAAGCCAGAGATCAAGGCTGCTGAAGCTGCCCGCACTGTTGCCGATGGTGCAGAAGAAGTCGACATGGTGATCAACATCGCCCTCGCCAAGGAAGGCAAGTTCGACGAGCTCGAGGCCGAGATCAAGGCTGTTCGCGACGCCGTCCCAGCACCAGGAATCCTCAAGGTCATCCTCGAAACCGCAGCACTGACTGACGACGAAATCGTCGCAGCATGCAAGGCCTCCGAAAACGCTGGCGCAGACTTTGTCAAGACCTCCACCGGCTTCCACCCAGCAGGTGGCGCAAGCGTTCACGCAGTGGAAATCATGCACGCAACCGTGGGCGGCCGCCTCGGAATTAAAGCCTCCGGCGGCATCCGCACTGCCAAGGATGCCCTTGCCATGATCGAAGCAGGCGCTACCCGCTTGGGTCTGTCTGCCTCCGCAGCCATTCTTGAAGAACTAGGAGAGTAG
- a CDS encoding phospho-sugar mutase, whose product MSYAELERTAREWADHDPDPRTKETIEGWLKTHDEESLQQAFNGPLTFGTAGLRARVGAGESQLSLAVILRTTYGLVNWVKTQLGADATPTIVIGCDARHGSLEFHQAAAEVVSAAGGRALLLPAKNPTPLTAFSVKKFGADAGIMVTASHNPPADNGYKVYLGGHIAQGPAEGVQLISPADKEISEAIAAAPYADEIPRTTDNIEHVDPREDYLTRALTLADKKSDILIALTAMHGVGAALGEKVLTAAGFNVSLVPEQAEPDPDFPTVSFPNPEEKGALDLAKAHANTIGADVIIAYDPDADRCAVATPDANAEGGWRQLSGDETGAVLGAYRASVAKPGSMANSIVSGRLLSKIAEAAGRTHATTLTGFKWIARTPELVFGYEEAIGFCCDPEAVADKDGVSASVVVASLVSALKAEGRTLDDALDDLAREHGLYQTAPLTFRVDDLSIIARAMSTLRAQPPTELAGATVTEVTDLNDPTLPWGATDGMMFITDHNDRIICRPSGTEPKLKCYLEVVMPVTGDTIPRAEATQRLDTIATALRTHLGM is encoded by the coding sequence ATGAGCTACGCAGAGCTAGAGCGCACAGCCCGCGAGTGGGCGGACCACGATCCCGACCCTCGCACCAAAGAAACCATCGAGGGCTGGCTTAAAACTCACGACGAAGAATCCCTCCAGCAGGCATTCAACGGACCGCTGACTTTTGGCACCGCCGGCCTGCGAGCACGAGTGGGCGCAGGTGAATCCCAGCTCAGCCTGGCAGTCATCCTGCGCACCACCTACGGCCTAGTCAACTGGGTAAAAACCCAGCTCGGCGCAGATGCCACCCCTACGATCGTGATCGGCTGCGACGCCCGCCACGGATCCCTAGAGTTCCACCAAGCCGCAGCGGAGGTAGTCTCCGCAGCCGGCGGACGCGCCCTGCTGCTACCAGCTAAAAACCCCACCCCACTGACCGCCTTTAGTGTGAAGAAGTTTGGTGCCGATGCCGGCATCATGGTCACCGCCTCGCACAACCCGCCAGCCGACAACGGCTACAAGGTCTACCTCGGTGGACACATCGCCCAAGGCCCAGCCGAAGGCGTGCAGCTGATCAGCCCAGCTGACAAAGAAATCTCCGAGGCAATCGCAGCAGCACCGTACGCAGACGAGATCCCACGCACCACCGACAACATCGAACATGTTGACCCACGCGAGGACTACCTCACCCGCGCACTGACCCTCGCAGACAAGAAGAGCGACATCCTCATCGCCCTGACTGCCATGCATGGTGTCGGCGCAGCCTTGGGTGAAAAGGTGCTCACCGCTGCCGGATTCAACGTCTCCCTCGTACCAGAACAAGCCGAGCCAGACCCAGATTTCCCCACGGTGTCCTTCCCGAACCCAGAGGAAAAAGGTGCCCTCGACCTGGCGAAAGCACACGCCAACACCATCGGTGCAGATGTCATCATCGCCTACGACCCTGACGCGGACCGCTGTGCCGTCGCCACCCCAGACGCTAACGCCGAAGGCGGATGGCGCCAGCTCAGCGGCGACGAGACAGGTGCGGTGCTAGGTGCATACCGTGCGAGCGTCGCAAAGCCAGGCTCCATGGCCAACTCCATCGTCTCCGGCCGCCTGCTCTCCAAGATCGCCGAAGCCGCAGGGCGTACCCACGCCACCACGCTCACCGGATTCAAATGGATCGCACGCACCCCTGAACTCGTATTCGGCTACGAGGAAGCCATCGGATTCTGCTGCGACCCAGAAGCAGTCGCCGACAAAGACGGCGTTTCCGCCTCCGTGGTCGTAGCGAGCCTCGTCAGTGCCCTCAAAGCCGAAGGCCGTACCTTGGACGACGCCCTCGACGACCTGGCCCGCGAGCACGGCCTCTACCAGACCGCTCCGCTAACCTTCCGCGTCGACGATCTCTCCATCATCGCCCGCGCCATGAGCACCCTGCGCGCACAACCGCCAACGGAACTCGCAGGAGCAACCGTCACCGAGGTCACCGACCTCAACGACCCAACCCTGCCATGGGGCGCAACCGACGGCATGATGTTCATCACCGACCACAACGACCGCATCATCTGCCGCCCATCCGGCACCGAGCCAAAACTCAAGTGCTACCTCGAAGTGGTCATGCCTGTCACCGGTGACACCATCCCACGCGCTGAAGCAACCCAACGCCTCGACACTATCGCCACCGCACTGCGCACCCACCTCGGAATGTAG
- a CDS encoding mannosyltransferase family protein, whose protein sequence is MTSMNKVLTALALVAATTALRLGAFAIAGATAGIPNAITTAALEWDADQYLTIARDGYLANPETSVAFFPGLSMAMRLLSAITHLPLEASGLIIVTIATVALALAVMRLAELMGIATPSGRIVATLVVLLAPMSGTFTMVYTEAPFMALSLWAIVAMMQERWRQATLLVALAGLVRLTGIDLVATFAIVLLLASKRHLPLAVIAALPTASYLAWASWVTRDAGGYFGIQEKGWGSGFDGGISTINWIIHSLHEPIRLGYIISSASMIIAIIALVVAYPRLPLAPWLFSLFIGLNVLLSGGIMHSRPRLLLPMVLLALPFIRTWPAVILWSLGGLAISAYMIVVFPWAI, encoded by the coding sequence GTGACAAGTATGAATAAGGTACTCACAGCACTAGCCCTCGTAGCCGCAACCACCGCGTTGCGCCTCGGGGCTTTTGCCATAGCAGGAGCAACCGCCGGAATCCCCAACGCCATCACCACCGCAGCGCTGGAATGGGACGCCGACCAATACCTCACCATCGCCCGCGACGGCTACCTCGCCAACCCCGAAACCAGCGTCGCATTCTTCCCAGGGCTGTCCATGGCCATGCGCCTGCTCAGTGCGATTACCCACCTGCCGCTAGAAGCATCGGGGCTGATCATTGTTACGATCGCCACGGTTGCTCTCGCCCTAGCGGTCATGCGGCTCGCCGAACTTATGGGAATCGCCACGCCGAGCGGACGTATCGTCGCAACGCTTGTGGTGCTTTTAGCGCCCATGTCCGGCACCTTCACTATGGTCTACACCGAGGCCCCCTTCATGGCGCTAAGCCTCTGGGCAATCGTCGCCATGATGCAAGAACGCTGGCGGCAAGCAACCCTCCTCGTCGCGCTTGCAGGGCTCGTACGCCTCACCGGAATCGACCTCGTAGCCACCTTCGCCATCGTCTTGCTGCTGGCCTCCAAACGCCACCTGCCCCTCGCCGTAATCGCAGCCCTGCCCACCGCCAGCTACCTCGCCTGGGCCTCCTGGGTCACCCGCGACGCCGGCGGCTACTTCGGCATCCAAGAAAAAGGCTGGGGCTCGGGTTTCGACGGCGGAATCAGCACCATCAACTGGATCATCCACAGCCTCCACGAACCCATCCGCCTCGGCTACATAATCAGCTCCGCCAGCATGATCATCGCCATCATTGCTCTAGTGGTTGCTTATCCGCGTCTCCCACTCGCACCCTGGCTCTTCTCGCTATTTATTGGCCTCAACGTGCTGCTCAGCGGCGGAATCATGCACTCCCGCCCGCGGCTCCTGCTACCCATGGTCCTGCTCGCTCTGCCATTTATCCGCACCTGGCCTGCGGTAATTCTGTGGTCGCTAGGAGGACTTGCCATCTCGGCCTACATGATCGTGGTATTCCCCTGGGCGATCTAA
- a CDS encoding DMT family transporter, whose protein sequence is MYSNFLAMAFALASALTIAWGTVVRHRIAEETDGSPLLEAVTRFRWWVGSLTALLGYALQVVALGFGTLLVVQPILVLSLMFTLPLSARYDGRRPSRDEMGWAGALTVAVAILVVLGKPAAGDPQPPMDRWLLALGIGAVILLALWFISGSLALNTRALVLGAITGGVYGYVAVLSKATVDIMTHGGITTLVFSWQGYSLLFGAILGTVIQQYAFNAGPLKNSLPAMTIVEPIVAFALGYAVLGEQFQVYGLNWAFMAAALITMVVSTFALSWRGVGS, encoded by the coding sequence ATGTACAGCAATTTCCTCGCCATGGCGTTCGCCCTCGCCTCGGCCCTCACCATCGCATGGGGCACCGTGGTCCGGCACCGCATAGCCGAGGAAACCGACGGCTCTCCCCTCCTCGAAGCGGTCACTCGTTTCCGCTGGTGGGTCGGTAGCCTCACTGCCCTGCTCGGCTACGCGCTCCAGGTGGTGGCTCTCGGTTTTGGCACCCTTTTGGTAGTTCAACCAATCCTTGTGCTGTCGCTTATGTTCACGCTTCCGCTGTCCGCGCGTTACGACGGCCGCCGCCCCAGCCGCGACGAGATGGGCTGGGCGGGCGCGCTCACGGTGGCCGTCGCTATCCTCGTTGTGCTGGGCAAACCGGCCGCTGGTGACCCCCAGCCCCCTATGGATCGTTGGCTTCTCGCCCTCGGAATCGGCGCTGTTATTCTGCTAGCGCTGTGGTTTATTTCCGGCAGCCTCGCTCTTAATACTCGCGCCCTAGTCCTAGGGGCTATCACTGGCGGCGTGTATGGCTACGTAGCTGTTCTTTCCAAGGCCACGGTGGACATCATGACTCATGGCGGTATCACCACTCTTGTGTTTTCTTGGCAGGGCTATTCCCTGCTGTTTGGTGCGATTTTGGGCACTGTGATTCAGCAGTACGCTTTTAATGCTGGGCCGCTAAAAAATTCCCTGCCGGCGATGACCATTGTGGAGCCGATTGTGGCTTTTGCTTTGGGCTATGCGGTGTTGGGTGAGCAGTTCCAAGTGTATGGCTTGAACTGGGCGTTTATGGCGGCCGCGTTGATCACCATGGTGGTGTCTACTTTTGCATTGTCGTGGCGTGGTGTTGGGAGCTAA
- a CDS encoding aspartate kinase, producing MALVVQKYGGSSLESAERIRRVAERIVATKKQRHDVVVVCSAMGDTTDELLDLAAQVNPVPPAREMDMLLTAGERISNALVAMAIESFGAKAQSFTGSQAGVITTERHGNARIVDVTPGRVREALDEGKICLVAGFQGVNRESKDVTTLGRGGSDTTAVALAAALNADVCEIYSDVDGVYTADPRIVPNAQKLEKLCFEEMLELAASGSKILVLRSVEYARAFGVPLRVRSSYSNDPGTLVAGSMEDIPVEEAVLTGVATDNSEAKITVLGIPDSPGSASAVFRALADAEINIDTVLQNISSLEDNRTDITFTCPRADGPHAMELLRNLQTKNDWQNVLYDDQIGKVSLVGAGMKSHPGVTAEFCEALRDAGVNIELISTSEIRISVLIRESDVDVAARAIHEKFELGGETEAIVYAGTGR from the coding sequence GTGGCACTTGTAGTACAGAAATATGGAGGTTCTTCGCTAGAAAGCGCGGAACGGATCCGACGTGTCGCTGAACGGATCGTGGCCACTAAGAAGCAGAGGCACGACGTAGTCGTCGTGTGTTCTGCCATGGGGGATACCACCGATGAGCTGCTCGACCTTGCAGCACAGGTGAATCCAGTTCCGCCAGCACGCGAGATGGATATGTTGTTGACGGCTGGCGAGCGTATCTCGAATGCGTTGGTGGCCATGGCCATTGAGTCCTTCGGGGCGAAAGCGCAGTCGTTTACAGGTTCACAAGCTGGTGTGATCACCACGGAGCGCCACGGAAACGCGCGCATCGTGGACGTCACCCCAGGGCGTGTACGTGAAGCCTTGGACGAGGGCAAGATCTGTCTTGTCGCCGGATTCCAAGGTGTGAACCGCGAATCAAAGGACGTGACCACGCTGGGTCGTGGCGGTTCCGATACCACCGCAGTGGCGTTGGCAGCAGCGCTTAACGCTGATGTGTGCGAGATCTACTCGGACGTAGATGGCGTGTACACAGCGGACCCCCGCATTGTTCCTAACGCACAGAAACTGGAAAAGCTGTGTTTCGAGGAAATGCTGGAGCTTGCCGCAAGCGGTTCCAAGATTTTGGTATTGCGCAGTGTTGAGTACGCCCGCGCGTTTGGCGTGCCGCTGCGTGTTCGTTCGTCTTATAGCAATGATCCCGGCACATTGGTCGCCGGCTCGATGGAGGATATCCCTGTGGAAGAAGCAGTACTAACTGGTGTAGCGACCGACAACTCTGAAGCTAAGATCACGGTTCTGGGTATCCCAGATTCCCCAGGCAGCGCATCGGCAGTGTTCCGCGCGCTTGCCGACGCCGAAATCAACATCGACACGGTGCTGCAAAACATCTCCTCCCTCGAGGACAACCGCACCGACATTACCTTCACCTGCCCGCGTGCCGACGGCCCCCACGCCATGGAACTGCTCCGCAACCTGCAGACAAAGAACGACTGGCAGAACGTGCTTTACGACGATCAGATCGGCAAGGTTTCCCTCGTCGGCGCCGGTATGAAATCCCACCCAGGAGTCACCGCAGAGTTCTGCGAAGCGCTGCGCGACGCCGGTGTGAACATCGAACTGATCTCCACCTCCGAAATCCGCATCTCAGTACTGATCCGCGAATCGGACGTCGATGTGGCAGCCCGTGCCATCCACGAGAAGTTCGAGCTCGGTGGCGAAACCGAAGCAATTGTCTACGCTGGTACCGGACGCTAG
- a CDS encoding aspartate-semialdehyde dehydrogenase, with protein sequence MTTVAVVGATGQVGRVMRSILEERDFPLDTIRFFASARSAGTTLPYKGQEVEVEDLALQTEESLAGIDIALFSAGGSTSKQYAPLFAAAGATVVDNSSAWRKDDEVPLIVSEVNPDAKSDVVKGIIANPNCTTMAIMPVVKALHDAAGATKLHVSSYQAVSGSGLAGVETLIKQVAEIGDRAVELVHDGSLLAPEDLGPYVAPIAFNALPFAGNLVEDGTEETDEEQKLRNESRKILGLPDLKVAGTCVRVPVFTGHTMVVHAEFNNAITPDQAREVLGNAAGVDVVDVPTPLAAAGVDNSLVGRIRQDQTVDDNKGLVFVVSGDNLRKGAALNAIQIAELLV encoded by the coding sequence ATGACCACTGTTGCAGTTGTCGGGGCCACCGGCCAAGTCGGCCGCGTAATGCGTTCGATCTTGGAAGAGCGTGACTTCCCACTGGACACCATCCGATTCTTCGCCTCTGCGCGTTCCGCCGGAACCACCTTGCCCTACAAGGGTCAAGAGGTTGAGGTTGAAGACCTAGCTCTGCAAACCGAAGAAAGCCTCGCGGGTATCGACATCGCGTTGTTCTCCGCAGGCGGTAGTACCTCCAAGCAGTACGCACCCCTGTTCGCCGCAGCTGGCGCAACCGTGGTGGACAACTCCTCTGCGTGGCGTAAAGACGACGAAGTGCCACTCATCGTTTCTGAGGTCAACCCAGACGCAAAGAGCGACGTGGTCAAGGGCATTATTGCGAACCCCAACTGCACCACCATGGCAATCATGCCTGTAGTCAAGGCGCTTCACGACGCCGCCGGCGCGACCAAACTGCATGTCTCCTCCTACCAGGCGGTATCCGGCTCCGGACTCGCCGGTGTAGAAACCCTGATCAAGCAGGTTGCTGAGATCGGCGACCGCGCCGTAGAGCTCGTTCACGACGGCTCCCTGCTCGCACCGGAAGACCTAGGCCCCTACGTGGCACCCATCGCGTTCAACGCCCTGCCATTCGCTGGCAACCTTGTGGAAGACGGCACTGAGGAAACCGACGAAGAACAGAAGCTACGCAACGAGTCCCGCAAGATCCTCGGCCTGCCAGACCTGAAGGTTGCCGGTACTTGTGTTCGCGTGCCAGTCTTTACCGGCCACACCATGGTGGTGCACGCTGAGTTCAACAACGCCATCACCCCAGACCAGGCACGCGAAGTGCTCGGAAACGCTGCCGGTGTTGACGTTGTGGACGTTCCAACGCCACTCGCTGCTGCAGGCGTAGACAACTCCCTCGTGGGCCGTATCCGCCAGGATCAGACCGTAGACGACAACAAGGGCCTCGTCTTTGTTGTCTCCGGCGACAATCTACGCAAGGGCGCTGCACTCAACGCCATCCAGATTGCTGAGCTTTTGGTCTAA
- a CDS encoding MSCRAMM family protein produces the protein MTRVSDDGNVVTGEVDTKGDQVGEQSDKVGPLPVRSGRTYILREGKPRSNSHGKETDIRDYSASLTCVNEEDGSDIALHKNNEYEYSLKIPEIASSVNHLAISCTFENSVRGGAVEWEKLGEAADPNGVNFPLGDTEWEIIRRDGQPDDVKSWKISDCVTEQPSCGLRNDDDVVDGNNQLGKFLVRNLPFGTYELRETKTGDDYKILDSGIEFTISKGINSNSNPVSLKPILNKRHTGSVAWKKVDSRDQMRLLGGSKWKLVSEGKADIEIEDCVSGDCKELLDKDPNPGAFKIENIGLGTYTLIETNAPEGYALGDPVSKELVLSKEHVHKGLDLGTISNQVIQGSVTWEKAHAGAPTALLDGSEWSLEKIDGRVEGVEDSKQKYSVTIKDCSSDGSNCAKPDDPSLVDVSKEKGKFRVDGLTAGKYRLVESKAPIQFKLNTTPFEFEIRSNGEVVSVGRKVMDSESRTEKILPIENEPKNGIKLPLTGGMGSDIFRMAGGVLGMIALIAGAWYVIRRRA, from the coding sequence ATAACTCGTGTAAGCGATGATGGGAACGTAGTTACGGGTGAAGTAGATACAAAAGGTGATCAGGTGGGGGAGCAATCGGATAAAGTGGGTCCTTTGCCTGTTCGATCTGGCCGAACTTATATTCTGCGTGAAGGCAAGCCTAGGAGTAATTCTCATGGAAAAGAAACTGATATCCGTGATTATTCGGCTTCATTGACGTGTGTCAACGAAGAGGATGGTAGTGATATCGCGCTACATAAGAATAATGAGTATGAATATTCTCTAAAAATCCCAGAAATAGCATCTTCTGTAAATCATTTGGCTATTAGTTGTACTTTTGAAAATTCTGTTAGAGGCGGGGCTGTTGAATGGGAAAAATTAGGTGAAGCAGCCGATCCTAATGGTGTTAATTTTCCCTTAGGTGATACGGAATGGGAAATTATCCGTAGGGATGGTCAGCCTGATGATGTTAAGTCTTGGAAAATTAGTGATTGTGTAACTGAGCAACCCAGTTGTGGTCTTCGTAACGATGACGATGTTGTTGACGGCAATAATCAGCTAGGAAAGTTCCTAGTCAGAAATCTTCCCTTTGGAACTTATGAACTCCGTGAAACTAAAACTGGTGACGATTATAAGATTCTAGATTCCGGTATTGAATTTACGATATCTAAAGGAATTAACTCCAACTCGAATCCAGTTTCTCTGAAACCAATTCTGAATAAAAGGCATACCGGTTCTGTGGCATGGAAAAAAGTTGATTCCAGAGATCAAATGCGCCTATTAGGTGGGTCTAAGTGGAAACTAGTTTCGGAGGGTAAGGCGGACATTGAAATCGAGGACTGCGTGTCCGGTGATTGCAAAGAATTATTAGATAAAGATCCTAACCCTGGTGCATTTAAGATTGAAAATATTGGGTTGGGAACTTATACCTTGATAGAAACGAATGCACCGGAAGGCTACGCCTTAGGAGATCCAGTATCTAAAGAACTAGTATTGAGCAAAGAGCATGTTCATAAGGGCCTTGATTTAGGTACTATCTCGAACCAAGTTATTCAAGGTTCGGTCACATGGGAAAAAGCACATGCTGGTGCCCCAACTGCGCTATTAGATGGATCTGAGTGGAGCCTTGAAAAGATTGACGGTCGAGTAGAGGGCGTAGAGGATTCTAAGCAAAAGTATTCAGTAACTATCAAGGATTGTTCGTCTGATGGTAGTAACTGTGCGAAGCCAGACGATCCTTCTCTAGTTGATGTTTCTAAAGAAAAAGGAAAATTCCGCGTTGACGGACTAACAGCAGGAAAATATCGTCTCGTTGAAAGCAAAGCTCCTATCCAGTTCAAATTGAATACCACTCCATTTGAGTTCGAAATCAGGTCAAATGGTGAAGTTGTTTCTGTCGGTAGGAAAGTGATGGATTCGGAAAGTCGAACAGAAAAAATTCTGCCGATCGAAAACGAGCCGAAGAACGGCATCAAGCTCCCACTAACAGGTGGTATGGGCTCAGACATTTTCCGAATGGCAGGTGGTGTGCTCGGAATGATCGCTTTGATTGCTGGTGCTTGGTACGTGATTCGTCGTCGTGCATAA